The following coding sequences are from one Bacillota bacterium window:
- a CDS encoding DUF5309 family protein yields MTVRSTKGTYGLHPDRYIVDWSEEIYNSWPDIAPLLQFTGKSQRKPTVDPEYNWFEEAEGAVRDQINNAVGYDPAAVNLVVDHASYFAPYDRVLIERTGEIVLVTAVDTGTNTLTVIRGFGTVSAAAIQDNDYLMILDNAMPEGSGKPAQKFREPVKQYNYTQIFKTIIGATGTVIASEQRGPKELSHQRMIFNREHKKKIEYAGIFGQKKEYVAGDQIIRTTGGILEAIKTNVYNAGGVLTEANFDKEFVPMAFYRGSKKKLMLCSPLVLAVINSFSKNKLQTASGEETYGVSVQKYLTPFGTLLLAQDELLTGDVFGGYAIVVDFENVAYRPLRGRDTKLLTNVQESGMDIEQDMFMTEAGWQVKLEETHAVLKGVTG; encoded by the coding sequence ATGACAGTAAGATCAACTAAAGGAACATACGGTCTACATCCGGATCGGTATATAGTCGATTGGTCGGAGGAAATATACAACTCCTGGCCAGACATAGCACCCTTGCTCCAGTTTACTGGGAAATCGCAGAGGAAACCTACAGTAGACCCAGAGTATAACTGGTTCGAGGAAGCGGAAGGCGCTGTTAGGGACCAGATCAATAACGCTGTCGGTTATGACCCTGCCGCTGTCAACCTAGTAGTCGATCATGCTTCCTATTTCGCGCCGTATGATCGCGTGTTGATCGAGCGGACCGGAGAGATCGTCCTGGTAACTGCCGTCGATACAGGTACCAACACGCTGACTGTCATACGCGGATTCGGAACCGTTTCTGCAGCGGCTATCCAGGATAACGATTACCTCATGATCCTGGATAACGCCATGCCTGAAGGCTCTGGGAAGCCTGCTCAGAAGTTCCGTGAACCAGTGAAGCAGTATAACTACACCCAGATTTTCAAGACCATCATCGGCGCAACCGGAACGGTGATCGCGTCCGAGCAGCGCGGGCCAAAGGAACTGTCCCATCAGCGGATGATCTTCAATCGCGAACACAAGAAGAAGATCGAGTATGCTGGGATATTCGGCCAGAAGAAGGAGTATGTCGCTGGTGACCAGATAATCCGCACCACGGGCGGTATCCTAGAGGCAATAAAGACGAATGTATATAACGCTGGAGGGGTGCTCACTGAAGCGAATTTCGATAAGGAATTCGTTCCAATGGCGTTCTACCGTGGTTCCAAGAAGAAACTCATGCTGTGTTCGCCTTTAGTGCTAGCGGTGATAAACTCGTTCTCCAAGAATAAGCTACAGACCGCCAGCGGAGAGGAAACATACGGCGTGAGTGTGCAGAAATACCTCACCCCGTTTGGGACTCTCCTGCTCGCGCAGGATGAGCTGCTTACCGGGGATGTGTTTGGTGGCTATGCCATTGTCGTGGACTTCGAGAATGTTGCGTATCGTCCACTGCGAGGCAGGGATACGAAGCTACTCACCAATGTCCAGGAATCCGGAATGGACATCGAACAAGATATGTTCATGACGGAAGCTGGCTGGCAGGTCAAACTAGAGGAAACCCATGCGGTCCTCAAGGGCGTCACCGGATAA